The DNA segment TCTGTGAATCCAGACGAGCACGGAGAAGGCGTCCTGTGGGTGTTGTTGGCTCCCCTCGGTCACGTTCGCAAAAGCTGGAGTGCTCCCTTCGATTTCTTGCTGGCTTTTGGGGAGGAGCACTTGACATTCCGTATCTGGACTTCGGGATACTCCTTGGCCCGGGTCGCTTATCAAGGCGGACGTAACGGTGCGTTGCTTGCGATGCAGAGATTGCAGAAAACATTGCGCTCGTTCGGAGTTTCCGCGGAAGGGACGGTTCTCTCGAATACTTGGGGCGATCGGGGCGGGGCTCGCCATTTGTCGGCATCCTTTCTGGAGGAGGAGATCGAGGCAGCAAAGGAGATGGGGGTCGAGGTTTTGCAGATCGACGACGGTTGGCAGAAGGGTGCTACGGTCAATACCGTAGAGGATCGGTCGGCCGGGGTCTGGAATGGTTTTTGGGAGGCGGATCCGAATTTTTGGGAAGTGCATCCGGGCCGGTTTCCGAATGGGTTCCGTCCGATCGTGGAGAAAATGCGCGAAGTCGGGATCGAGTTGGGGCTTTGGTTCGCGCCCGATTCCAGTAACGAATTCGCGAACTGGGAAAAGGATGTTTTGGTTTTGCTGGGTCTTTGGAGGAAGTGGGGAGTTCGATACTTTAAGTTGGATGCCGTAAAGCTGACATCCCGTTTGGCGGAAACGCGTTTTCATCAACTCTGTGAGAAAGTCCTGAAGGCGAGTGACTGTGCGATTGTCTTTGATTTCGATGCCACGGCGGAGAGGCGTCCAACCTATTGGGGACGGGTCGGGGGTGGGCAGTTGTTCTTGGAAAACCGCTATACGGACTTTGGGAATTATTACCCACACCAAACCTTGAGAGCTCTGTGGACACTGACTTTGCATGGAATTCTGCCGTCTCGGATACGACTTGAGTTTCTGAATACGACGCGAAACCCGGACTGCTATTCAGAGGGCGACCCTCTGAGTCCTGAACGCTGGCCTGCGGATTATCAGGTGGCGATTACGTTAGCGGCTTCACCGCTGGCGTGGATGGAAATGAGTCGGGTGCCGGAGGAGCGTCGGAGAATATGGGGAGACCTATTCAAGGCTTGGCAACCTCATCGGAGGGCATTTCATCGCGGCTCGGTATTGCCGATTGGAGATCCGCCCAATGGATTCAGCTGGACCGGGTTTTTGTCGCTCGATCAACAGGAGGGAAAGACAGTTCTGTACGGAATCATTTTCCGAGAGTTGCACCCGGACGATCATTTCTCTTTCTCAGTGCCCCGTGTGTATGAATTGGAGGAGAGTATGTTCGAGGAGTCGGAGTTGATTGCGGGCGCCGGGACGGTAGGCCCCATCGAGAAGAACCGGTTTGTTGTCAACCTGCCTCGCAAAAGGTCTTTTGTGGTCGTTCGTTGGGAAATATCCGTTCTAACTGACTCGTAGTTCTCGTCATTGGATAGATGGAGGCAAGGGTCAGACGGTCTTGTCGGTGGACGTTTCGATGCGGGAGCTGGAAGCTCCCACCACATCTTCCCTCGCCGACGAATCTCTGTGTCCGGGCACCGCGTTTCAGCAGGAACAATCGTTCCGCCAGATGAACTCAAAAGATTGGGGGGCATTGAGGCGTGAAGTTTGCATTCTGTGGATCTAGGCGAGTTTTACGGCGTGGGCGGATCGTTTCGGGAGGGTGACGGTGATCGTTCTGCCCTCTTTTGTGAGGTTGTCGAATGGTGTGTTCTCGGCGAGTTCGGTCCCCTTCGGGAGACGCAAAGTTACCGTTCCCGTTGCGTGGTCAAAATTCGTTAGGCCGATCAACCATGGGGTGCCGTTGGCTCGAAGGAGGACGGAGATGTCCAGCAATGGAGACTTTTCTCTCACAACGACCGACGGAGTCAGGTGAGGACGTAGCCGTTCCAACAGCACGTTGAAGTAGGTCAACGCCTGGGAATGGGATTCGCCGCGTTCGACCTTGTGTCCTAGGAGAAAGGGAACGTGAAGGCATTGTCCGGTCGATGCGGATCGTTGAACGAGAGCCGGATGGTTGGATTCAGTCGCGACTAGAATTTCGGTGTCGGCCGGACAATCGATTTCCTGAAAGTAGTCGCCTTGCAGAACGAGCTCACTTTCGGGGAGGGGGATCCGATGCTCTCCGCGGCAGTGGAACCCTCTTTCTTCGAAGCCGGTTATCTCTTGCAGGCCGAACCCCGGGGCATGCGGTTGGAGGTTGCCGTCGATGTCGAGTAGACCAAAGCGGCTCTCGGTGACGAGTGTTCCGCCTCGCTGGACGAAGTCCCGAATCGATTCCGCGAACTCAGTGGTAATTCCGGGCAGGCACGGGACCACAAGAACCCGAATTGCTGCCGGGATTCCTTGCGCTGCGATGCGGGCCGGGGTCAGGTAGCACGGTGCGATCCCGCTTTTCCAGAACGCTTGAAACCAACCCCGATGCGTATCGGTATAAAAAGGTTTGGGAGGCACGGTTGCCTCTCCTTCGCCGATGGCGCTGAAAAGGCGCTCCATATCCGGGTCGAAGACGATTGCGCATCCGGCGGTGTCTGGATGGGACTCGGCGAGAGATACCGCGTTTTCGACCACAAACTTTGCCACCTTGGACGCTTGGTGGGCATGTCGATTCGGGGTGCCGTCGAAATCGGTCAGTCCCCGACCGGACACTTGCCGTCCACGGCGGAAGGGACGGTATTTCCAGTAGATCATGCCCTGGATTCCGTGGAAAACCGCTTGATAACTCCAGAGCCCGATCTCGTCGGTCATGGAAGAACCCTCGGTCGGAAAGAGAGAGCGGTTCGCAGTCATCAGTTCGGAAATCATGGTCTGCTTGCCGTCGGCGACACTGATTGCATGACGCCAGAATTGCGGCCATTGCCAAGCGTCGCTTTCCCACCAGCGAGGTCCGAGCATGTTGGCGTAGCAGGAGAGGCCCAAGATGTCGGTGGTTTCGGAGATGTCCCAGTCGCTGACTCCGAAATAGTCGTCGGTTCGATTGTGGAGTACATCGGATCCGAGAACGTCGACAAACAAGGGTGTATCCGGGTCGACCTCACGAATGATCACGCGCCAACGGCGGATCTGGGTCGCGAAGTCGGCTGAGCGGAAGCGTTGCCAATCCCGTTCGGCGACGACGGACGACCAACTCCACACACGGTAGTTGGGCGGGACGCGCGTAATCGATTCGAAGTCCGGGAAGTAGGTGGCCCAGGCGTGGTTGAGCGCCTGGATATTTCCATCATATTGGCCGGCTAGGTATTCCGTGAAGGCTTGGATCGTTTCGGGAGACCGCGAGTGGTTACCGACCTCGTTGAAGAGGTCGTAGGCCAGCAAGGCGGGATGGCCCCGGAAGTGAGCTGCCACCGCACGCAGGTATGTGGCCAGGAGGACTTCTTTGGCCGGCTGATGAAAACCGTTTTCCCGATAATTCGAAGCCTGTGCGTAGCCGGAACTTTCCGGCGCGTCGGCGTCCTGCATGACCTGGCCCTGGAGTTCGAGAATCACTTGGAGGTTTAGCTCTGCGCAAACGTCCAGAATGGAATCGATCGTGTCAAAAGCGAGATCTCCGGGGATGTCGGCATCCCAGCGGCTGACGCTCGGATAGAGCACGACGGTGTTGAATCCGAGCGCGGCGATGTTCTCCAGGTCGTTGCGGGTTTCTATGAGCGAAACGCCCCGTTCGGCCAGCAGCACGACTCCGAACGGGATGGATTTCAGCGCTAGGTGGTCGATTGCAGAGTCGGGAGGCATAGTAGAAGTTGGAGGGCGTCGGTACGAGTGGGGACGATGGTGGGGGCCTCGGCACCTGCAGGAATCAGAAAGCGGCTTCCTTGCTTGAGGCCTAAGGGTTGCTCGCCGGAGTGTAGTTCTCCCTCACCATGAGAGACGAGATAGAGTCCAACGGCTCCGGGTCGAGGCAGACGAGTTTCGCCTCGTAGTGTCAAGCGGCGTACGGAAAAACAATCGGTATGGGTCTCGTCGACCAGTTGTTCGACGGTCAGTTCGGTATTCTTGGAAATGGTCTTCGGTTCGAGGCGACAGAATTCTCTGATTTCGCTAACACTTCGCGAAGCGTAATCGAAGACATTCAAGCAAAACTCCAAACCGCGCTGCATAAAGCGTCCTTGGGGAGGAACGACGATACCTTCCCGTTCGAATTCGCAGCGGACCACCCAGTCCGAAGGTTCCATCACTTCGAGTACAAGGGCTCCTTCTCCAATGGCATGGGGGTATCCGCCTGGGACCCGCCAGACCTCGCCCGTCTTTAGAGGGATCGGTTCGAAGCAGGCATCCATTGCCGGAATGTCCTGCTCGTCAATGATTCGCCTCCATTCTTCACGTTCAGGAGCGTGTTGGAAACCGAGGCGGAGGTAGGGGTTCGCTCCTTCGCGCACGGCGAGAACCACATAAGTTTCAAACTTTCCATAGGGAGAGTTTAGGTGCTCGCGGGCGAACGCTGCAGTCGGATGCGCCTGCACGTTCAACCGTATGGCGGAGTCCAGGAGTTTTGCGAGGAATCCGAGTTCGTGGCCGCGCTGTTTGACGTGGTTCGGCCCGAGGAAATATTCAGGAGCGTCGGTCAGCACTTCTGGCAAGGAAGCGCTTCTCCCATCGGGAAGGCGAACGCTCGTGAGTCCCTCGTTTTGAACCTTCGCGAGCCCGGGGTTGAGAGCCCGGACCGTGGATCCAATCCAATCTTCCGGCCGTTCGCTATCACCTTCGTGGCCTTCGCCTGTCCAGCTTTCCAACAGAGCTCCTCCGCGATAGTTGCGACGCACCCGGTTCGGTAGAATTTCGAGGTAGGAGGGGGCATCCTTTTTCATCGACGCGTAGATTTGGGGAGCCCAGATAGTTTTCGTGTCATCCTTAAGATATAGAGAGAAAAGCCCGTTGGTCTTTCGGGGAGCTTAGAAAAACACGCTGAACAGCTTTGGTTCTTTCGTAATTACATTGGCGGCGGAGGCAAAATCACAGACCGTTGTGTGGAGTTTCCGGTCATCGGAATGAATTTCGGCTTCGAACGCATAATCCACCTTGTCGGAGGGGGAGGGTTTAAGGGTGCAGGCAAATCCCTTTGGCAGAGGGTCGCCGAACATTTCCTCCTCGGTGTTGTCGATAAAGTGACTGCGGGCCAGAAGAAGAGGCCCGTATTGTAAGGTGCTGCCACGCTCCGTGCGCATCGATGATTCGATGCCGGGCTCGGACCATCGCTTGTGGTGCCATGCAGGGACCTCAGGCGTGGATGGATGCTCTCGCACGATCACGTCCCGTTCGAAAGTCAGTCGCGCATTGGATTGGCCGGGTTCAATTTGGATCTCAAACCATTCTCCTTCTCCGGTTTCTTGAGAACCCTTAATGTCGATAGTGGATTCCGTGGCCCATTTTGGAATTCGGAGACGCATCTTCACGGGGATGTCAATCTGTGCATCCCAATTGATATCGACCGTGCCGCTGCCAAGGTAGTCGCCGCTGATGCGGAGTTGGACGGATCCGCCATTCGGCAGGCTGAGTTCGGAGTCGAAGGGAGAGTAGAAGTTGACGGCGAGGCCATTCTCGTCGGCAATCACCGCCATCTGGGCGAAATTGAGGAAACCGCGTGGTATGTTGTTCACGCAACAGTGATTATACTTCATTTTTGCCTGTCCGAAAGCGTAAAGATGATGGGTGTGGCTGCGAACGCCTCGAGCCCCCCATTTACCGTCACGACAAACGGAGGCGAGGAAGGGATTGTAGAATGCCAGTTCGAAATCCTCGAGGTAGGAGCTATCGCCTGTTTCCAGGAAGAGTTCCCCGCACAGCCGCATCCAGTGAATCACGTCGCAGGGTTCGGTAATGGCACTGATTTGTGAAGATCCGTTGTGGAAGATGTCGTTGAAAGCGACGGAATGGACCGTATTATATTCGTGCTCTTTCAGGAGCTTGTGGAAGCGGATCACGCTTTCGAGTAGTTCGCTTTCCCCCGTGGTTCGGTAGAGCTCAATAATCCCTTCGTAGCACGACATCATTTCGTAAGCTTTCGCGTAGTCGTGGGGGTCGTCGTACCAGGCGTGGACCGGTTTTCCCGCCATCGCATTCGCTATGAGGTTGGGAGAGAGGCCGTCTTCTCGATTCCAATCTGCCACGATTTCTTGGGCAAAGTCCAAGTAGAGTTCGTTGCGAGTTTGACGGTAAAGAAGGATGATCGGCTTGAGTATGGATCCGCTGGCCACTCCCGCGAACGTTCCGGTTTCGCCGAGACGGATGCCGTTGTCCCGGAGAGAGCGGATCAGGTGGGTGGCCAGCCGTTCTGCGGAGCGAAGTATTTTGGGATCACCGAGTAGTCTGTGCGCTTCGATCAGGCCCCAGAGGGTGTATTTACGGCACCAGATATTCCAGTTCCACTCGCTGGGATGGCCGAGAACCTTCATTGTTTCCTGCGGGTCGGCGGGGAAGATATTCATCGGATCCCGATAGGTTCCGATATAGCCGGAGGGTTCTTGCATCGCCATCAGGATTCCCACGCTCTTTCGAATGAACTCCTTGAGACTTGAGTCGTTGGCGTACTCGCAATAGCGCACCGCGCCGATCATCCACTTGCCCCAATACTCGCCTTGCCAGATACCATGGACTCCAGAGCTGTCGTCCAGTTTGTTGCGAAAAGCGTCTTCCGCTTCTTGAAAGACCACATCCCGCGCATACTCCGAAGTTATGCGCTCGTAGGCGAACGTTTCCAAATGTTCGGAAACAGGGCCTTTTGTGTGCAGTGAGCCCAAAGGAAAGGGGGAAAGTCTGACGAGGGAAGATACGGTCATGGGAAGCTCCAGTTTTTGGTAGTTCGGTTCGCGCTCTCATTGGGTAGAGCGTTGAGAGGATACCGAATCGATAGGTTTTCGGGAATTGGCGAACATCCAAATTACCTTCGATTTTGTCCATCCCCCGAATGGCGAACGCCATCTGTCTGCGGGCAAGGCTGAAGCCATACCCCACAGTGGGTGGGTTGTTTCAACGCTCACCTGAGAGGTTTGGTCTGGGGCCCGCATACTCGGGATGTTGCTCTTTTGTCGGAGAGGAGCATGTCGGGGGTGTGCGTGGGCAAGGCTGAAGCCATGCCCCACAGTGGGTGGGTTGTTTCAACGCCCACCTGATAGGTTGGTCTGGGGTCCGCATACTCGGGATGTTGCCCTTTTGCCGGAGAGGAGCGTGTCGGGGGTGTGAGTGTGCAAGGCTGAAGCCATGCCCCACAGTGGGTGGGTTGCGCTTAAGTCCGGGTTGGCCTCGCCCAATCCAGAAACGTCCAGTCGGCAAAGGTAGCGGCTTGCCCTCGGTCGTTGCCCTCAGAGTCGGTCAGGTTCCACACGATCGCATTTTCGATGCGAAACCGCTTTCCGCTGCGGGAGATCCGAATCCCCGAATAGTCGTCCACGTATCCTTGCTCGCGAACTTTTTCCAGGAAGCGTGCTCGTTCTTCCCGGTGCATGGGTTCGGCGGTCTTGCGTCCCGGAGTGCGAATGAGTTCTTCCCAGTTCATTTCCCACAGCCGAAGAGCAGTGGCGTTGCCGTAGTTGAGGATCGGATCGTTCTCAGTGCCGGCAGAAACGACGACGAACTCAGCGTCGAAAAGTCGCTGGGCATCTCGGGCTGCATCCCCCGTAGACGGAATTAACTCGCGCCCGAGGACGTCGCGAAAACTGGAGAGAATGAGCTGAGTCTGGGCGATCCGAAGGTCTTCGGGAATACCCCTGCTGTCGAAGCCGTTCTCCACGGAAGAGAGGATTCCGAGCTTACCCGCGCACCAGGTTGTGGGCGCTGCGCCAGCGTTCTTTGGGAATGGCGGCCAGGCCCATGATAACCAATTGGCTGGCGACGAAGGCGGAGAGCCAGAAGAAGGCGGCGTTCATGAAGCCGTAGCTGTGGAGTCCGACACCGAGCATGTTGGTGCCGAACCAGGACCAGGCGGTGACAATGTTCCCAAAGACGGCGAGAATGAAAAATCCTCTCGCTTTGACCAGAGCTCCCCAGCGGGCGTGGAGCATGATGGCGGTCCAAATGACAATGAGTAGGGCGCCATTTTCCTTGGGGTCCCAGCCCCAGAATCGTCCCCAGCTCTGGTCGGCCCAGATGCCGCCGAGCATGGTGCCAACGAATGAGGTGAGAATGGAGAAGCAGGTGATCCCGTACACCATCGTGTAGAGGCTTTTCTCCGTCTTGCGATCAAGGCTGGGCGTGAGGACTCCGCGAAGGATGGCGAAGACGGCGAGGGCTCCAGCGAGGAAGACACCCGAATAGCCGATGGTGATCACGATGACGTGGGTCGCCAACCAGAAGTTGGAGTCCAGCACCGCTCGCATCATCTCCAAGGTGTCGCCGCTCAGGCTCAGGTGGTGGGCGATGATAAGGGTCGAAAACCCAATAAGCGCCGAAGTCGCGCTGCCAAAACCGTTGCGGAAAAATCGCTCGAAAATGATCCCGAGGAAGACCGCACCCCAGCCCACGAAGACGGCCGAGGAGTAGAGGTTGGTGACGGGGGGACGCCCCTGGATATACATCCGGGCGAGGAGTCCGAAGGTGTGCATGAGGAAGGCCGCGAGCAGCAGGGCGTAGGCCGTGGAGTTCAAAACCGGTCCCCAGCGGAGCCAGGAAATGAGCACCAGGACGAGAACCAGCACATAGAGAACGCTCGCCCGGTAGAAGGGTTCGGCGGCGTTGAAGAGGAATTCGAAACTGACCCGGAACTTTTCATCGGGAAACCGTTCGCGGAAGTTTGAGCGCATGTCCTGAACCGTTTGGTTGAAGGTCTCGACGTCTCCTGAACGATAGGCTTCGGTCAGGATTGCGTATTGAAGGACGGTCGGGGAGAGAGTTCCGGTTTGGATGGAGCGGAGTAGGCTGTCGCCGACGTTTTCCCAGTCGTTGTTCACCGGATCGTCGCCTTCGGGGGGAACGACCCGCAGCATCGCTTGCTGCGACAGCTTGAGGTAGCGGTCGGCGAACGCCATGAAGTTCTCGAGGATCTGGGCCTCGTGGGGCTGGCCGTTTTGCTGGAGGCTGAGTTGAGCCAATCCAGGGGCCATGATCAATTGGTAGGATTCATACTCTTGGGTCAACTGGTCGAGGTTGCCCAAGGGATGGAAGCTGTGAAGAAGACGATGGTAGCGGGTAAGGTTTTCGTTCAGGCGAACGACGGCTTCTTCAAAGCTGTCCCGCTGCTTGGGCTCCGGGTTGACCTGTTCCTGAAGGCGGGAGATCTCGCCGAAGTAGGGTTGAAGGTCAGAGTAAGAAAAGACCTTTCCGGCATCGTCCATGATCCCCAGCGTATTTCGGAGTTGGGGGTGGAGGACGCGAAAGACTTTCATCCGATCGGCGACCTCGGGTCGGGTTGCGACTTCAACGAGCCAAATCAGGGCGGGAACGGTCTGGTCTTCTGCCTCGGCTTCTTCGGCTGGCAGCACGGCCTTTTGGCGTTCGCTGAGGATGAGAAGAGAGTTGCGGGCGACCGAATCGAGCGGCTTGATGCGTCCTCCGACCTGGACCGGCAGTTTCCCGAAGGATTCAAAATCGAAAGTGGGGGAACTCTTTTTGGGAAGCCAGCCACTGGAGACGTAGACGAGCCCGAGAATGAAGGCGATCCAGGGAACGAGTTTGCGCGAGAGTTTCATGAGCGGGCCTCCTTCTTGCGAGAGTTGCGGATGACGCGGGAGCGGGAGAGCCCGAGGGCAAACTGCACCACGAGGCCAATGCCGACGAGGGTCACACTGATGTAGGGTAGCGTCCACCCGGGATTTTTCACGACCTGAAGCATGGAGGAGGTGTCCTGATTGGCGAAGGAGGCTTGGTAAAAGGTGTTCCCGCCGTACCGTAGAGGGTGGTTCATATAGATCAGGCTTTCACGCTCCACGTTTTCTTCGGGCTGAGTTACGACGACGCGGCTGGAGAAATCCATCGGAATCTCGGTGCCCGGGTAGCGCTTGTGGGTGAAGTCGAGGAGCGTGACCGAAAATGGATAATAGCTCCGCTTGAAGCGAAGATCGATTTCGTAGGTCTTGCCTCCCGCTTCAAAGGTCTGGGGGGGGAAGCGTTCGTCAAAGAGATTGGAAATCATCCAGGAGCCGAGATCTTTTTCCCCGTCGAAGAGACGGACGATGGCGGTATCCGCGTTGATTTCGTTATCCTTAAAGGTCTCACGGGCGTATTGGGCGTAAAGTCCCATCCGCGGGGCAACGCCTCGGGTGGCTTGGACGGGTAGATTCTCGTTCGGTCCCGTTCTGCGGATGCTGGCGTTGGGGAGATAGGTCTCGACGAGAATGCGGAAGGGGAGCTTCTCGTTCTCGATCCACTGTCCCGAACGCAGGTCATCGGAATCGATGGCGTAGACGGTTTCCAGGCTGGGATCGGTTTGATCGATGAGCACGATCTCATTCTCAATAAAAGACTCCGCCCAATTCTTGGTCTGGCCTTCATCCAGCCACATCTGCCGTTCTTCGGCATAGAAATCGGTGATGAACTCACTGAGGATGAGGAGGACCAGCCCCCCGTGAATGAGGAGGATGCCGGACTTTTGCCACGACCAGCGGAAGCGGAAAACTTGAGCCGCGATCAGATTGATCAGTAGGAGTGGACCCAGAAGATAGCCGCCGGGTAGGGGGAGCCCGATGCGGGCAAAGGGCGAGTCGGAATACGGTGGCAGTGGATTCCAGACAACGAGGAAGCTCTCGAAATAGCGTTGTTGGGTTTCATGGATCCCGAAGTGGACCTGGTCCAGTGTTCCGAAGAGTACCAGCGCCATGGAAAACCCCAGCAGAACAACCGTCAGCCGGAGAGAAGTGAAGAAGAGGAGGATGCGGCGAGCCACGGATCAGAATTGGATGGAATTCAGGAAACTCATGAGCTCGGACTCTTGTCCCTGGAGGAGGGTGGGGTCTCCCACCATCTTCACAAACCAGGTTTTCGCCCCGTGGGGGACGACGGCCCCGACAATTCCGATGCCATTCGGTGTCCCTACGGACAGTAGGTCCACGTAGGAGGCGGGTTGGCCGTCGACTTCAATCGTTTCGATCGATTCTGACAAGGTCGACAAAGGTTCTGGCGGGAGGCCGATCTGGCGGCGCCAGCGGTTGACGTTCGCCTCGAGTCCACCCACGTCGCCGGGAAAAGCGGTGACGGTAATCTCAACCGTCTTCTCCCCGTCGACAATACGGAAATTGCCTTTGCGGATTGAGGTCGGGGCGAGTTCTTCCCAGCTCTCGGGAACCGTCCAGTCCGGAGTGTCGATGGAGGCCGCGGCGGATTCCATCCCCGGCAGGGTGCTCATGGTCGAGGACGGGTTTACGGAAGGCTGACCAGTAGCAGGGGGCGGAGCCGCCGGGGTCGGAGCTGCCATGGCGGGACCCGTTTCCTGGGGCCCGTGGTTATGTCCTGCGTGAGGATCGTGGCCCTCGGGATGCGATATCTGATA comes from the Puniceicoccus vermicola genome and includes:
- a CDS encoding beta-galactosidase produces the protein MPPDSAIDHLALKSIPFGVVLLAERGVSLIETRNDLENIAALGFNTVVLYPSVSRWDADIPGDLAFDTIDSILDVCAELNLQVILELQGQVMQDADAPESSGYAQASNYRENGFHQPAKEVLLATYLRAVAAHFRGHPALLAYDLFNEVGNHSRSPETIQAFTEYLAGQYDGNIQALNHAWATYFPDFESITRVPPNYRVWSWSSVVAERDWQRFRSADFATQIRRWRVIIREVDPDTPLFVDVLGSDVLHNRTDDYFGVSDWDISETTDILGLSCYANMLGPRWWESDAWQWPQFWRHAISVADGKQTMISELMTANRSLFPTEGSSMTDEIGLWSYQAVFHGIQGMIYWKYRPFRRGRQVSGRGLTDFDGTPNRHAHQASKVAKFVVENAVSLAESHPDTAGCAIVFDPDMERLFSAIGEGEATVPPKPFYTDTHRGWFQAFWKSGIAPCYLTPARIAAQGIPAAIRVLVVPCLPGITTEFAESIRDFVQRGGTLVTESRFGLLDIDGNLQPHAPGFGLQEITGFEERGFHCRGEHRIPLPESELVLQGDYFQEIDCPADTEILVATESNHPALVQRSASTGQCLHVPFLLGHKVERGESHSQALTYFNVLLERLRPHLTPSVVVREKSPLLDISVLLRANGTPWLIGLTNFDHATGTVTLRLPKGTELAENTPFDNLTKEGRTITVTLPKRSAHAVKLA
- a CDS encoding cytochrome c biogenesis protein ResB — protein: MARRILLFFTSLRLTVVLLGFSMALVLFGTLDQVHFGIHETQQRYFESFLVVWNPLPPYSDSPFARIGLPLPGGYLLGPLLLINLIAAQVFRFRWSWQKSGILLIHGGLVLLILSEFITDFYAEERQMWLDEGQTKNWAESFIENEIVLIDQTDPSLETVYAIDSDDLRSGQWIENEKLPFRILVETYLPNASIRRTGPNENLPVQATRGVAPRMGLYAQYARETFKDNEINADTAIVRLFDGEKDLGSWMISNLFDERFPPQTFEAGGKTYEIDLRFKRSYYPFSVTLLDFTHKRYPGTEIPMDFSSRVVVTQPEENVERESLIYMNHPLRYGGNTFYQASFANQDTSSMLQVVKNPGWTLPYISVTLVGIGLVVQFALGLSRSRVIRNSRKKEARS
- a CDS encoding cytochrome c biogenesis protein, giving the protein MKLSRKLVPWIAFILGLVYVSSGWLPKKSSPTFDFESFGKLPVQVGGRIKPLDSVARNSLLILSERQKAVLPAEEAEAEDQTVPALIWLVEVATRPEVADRMKVFRVLHPQLRNTLGIMDDAGKVFSYSDLQPYFGEISRLQEQVNPEPKQRDSFEEAVVRLNENLTRYHRLLHSFHPLGNLDQLTQEYESYQLIMAPGLAQLSLQQNGQPHEAQILENFMAFADRYLKLSQQAMLRVVPPEGDDPVNNDWENVGDSLLRSIQTGTLSPTVLQYAILTEAYRSGDVETFNQTVQDMRSNFRERFPDEKFRVSFEFLFNAAEPFYRASVLYVLVLVLVLISWLRWGPVLNSTAYALLLAAFLMHTFGLLARMYIQGRPPVTNLYSSAVFVGWGAVFLGIIFERFFRNGFGSATSALIGFSTLIIAHHLSLSGDTLEMMRAVLDSNFWLATHVIVITIGYSGVFLAGALAVFAILRGVLTPSLDRKTEKSLYTMVYGITCFSILTSFVGTMLGGIWADQSWGRFWGWDPKENGALLIVIWTAIMLHARWGALVKARGFFILAVFGNIVTAWSWFGTNMLGVGLHSYGFMNAAFFWLSAFVASQLVIMGLAAIPKERWRSAHNLVRG
- a CDS encoding class I mannose-6-phosphate isomerase — its product is MKKDAPSYLEILPNRVRRNYRGGALLESWTGEGHEGDSERPEDWIGSTVRALNPGLAKVQNEGLTSVRLPDGRSASLPEVLTDAPEYFLGPNHVKQRGHELGFLAKLLDSAIRLNVQAHPTAAFAREHLNSPYGKFETYVVLAVREGANPYLRLGFQHAPEREEWRRIIDEQDIPAMDACFEPIPLKTGEVWRVPGGYPHAIGEGALVLEVMEPSDWVVRCEFEREGIVVPPQGRFMQRGLEFCLNVFDYASRSVSEIREFCRLEPKTISKNTELTVEQLVDETHTDCFSVRRLTLRGETRLPRPGAVGLYLVSHGEGELHSGEQPLGLKQGSRFLIPAGAEAPTIVPTRTDALQLLLCLPTLQSTT
- a CDS encoding alpha-galactosidase → MSIHKENGHDSDRLEDCYATWEDGILKFGNSYFEERWVQAPDGFLKPQDLRRKGGKIWGDRTGGESVWESEWRVCCSCEYGKRSVSSAEGLIVSLRLESLKESDRWRSFRFQLFPDLAGSILEVEDPSVEGNEGSDANHSLGVHEADGFETESDGGLGVTLPNETLPAWQLEDRHLCLREFQYVDQTDYHSEFAYQREWLMHPSEKVLPMRSNVVSLESVNPDEHGEGVLWVLLAPLGHVRKSWSAPFDFLLAFGEEHLTFRIWTSGYSLARVAYQGGRNGALLAMQRLQKTLRSFGVSAEGTVLSNTWGDRGGARHLSASFLEEEIEAAKEMGVEVLQIDDGWQKGATVNTVEDRSAGVWNGFWEADPNFWEVHPGRFPNGFRPIVEKMREVGIELGLWFAPDSSNEFANWEKDVLVLLGLWRKWGVRYFKLDAVKLTSRLAETRFHQLCEKVLKASDCAIVFDFDATAERRPTYWGRVGGGQLFLENRYTDFGNYYPHQTLRALWTLTLHGILPSRIRLEFLNTTRNPDCYSEGDPLSPERWPADYQVAITLAASPLAWMEMSRVPEERRRIWGDLFKAWQPHRRAFHRGSVLPIGDPPNGFSWTGFLSLDQQEGKTVLYGIIFRELHPDDHFSFSVPRVYELEESMFEESELIAGAGTVGPIEKNRFVVNLPRKRSFVVVRWEISVLTDS
- a CDS encoding beta-L-arabinofuranosidase domain-containing protein, whose product is MTVSSLVRLSPFPLGSLHTKGPVSEHLETFAYERITSEYARDVVFQEAEDAFRNKLDDSSGVHGIWQGEYWGKWMIGAVRYCEYANDSSLKEFIRKSVGILMAMQEPSGYIGTYRDPMNIFPADPQETMKVLGHPSEWNWNIWCRKYTLWGLIEAHRLLGDPKILRSAERLATHLIRSLRDNGIRLGETGTFAGVASGSILKPIILLYRQTRNELYLDFAQEIVADWNREDGLSPNLIANAMAGKPVHAWYDDPHDYAKAYEMMSCYEGIIELYRTTGESELLESVIRFHKLLKEHEYNTVHSVAFNDIFHNGSSQISAITEPCDVIHWMRLCGELFLETGDSSYLEDFELAFYNPFLASVCRDGKWGARGVRSHTHHLYAFGQAKMKYNHCCVNNIPRGFLNFAQMAVIADENGLAVNFYSPFDSELSLPNGGSVQLRISGDYLGSGTVDINWDAQIDIPVKMRLRIPKWATESTIDIKGSQETGEGEWFEIQIEPGQSNARLTFERDVIVREHPSTPEVPAWHHKRWSEPGIESSMRTERGSTLQYGPLLLARSHFIDNTEEEMFGDPLPKGFACTLKPSPSDKVDYAFEAEIHSDDRKLHTTVCDFASAANVITKEPKLFSVFF
- a CDS encoding MEKHLA domain-containing protein, which produces MENGFDSRGIPEDLRIAQTQLILSSFRDVLGRELIPSTGDAARDAQRLFDAEFVVVSAGTENDPILNYGNATALRLWEMNWEELIRTPGRKTAEPMHREERARFLEKVREQGYVDDYSGIRISRSGKRFRIENAIVWNLTDSEGNDRGQAATFADWTFLDWARPTRT